The proteins below are encoded in one region of Edaphobacter bradus:
- a CDS encoding SOS response-associated peptidase produces MCGRYGRRGDKQRIAEAFNVKGGLDEVDFAEDNDCAPGSIQPVVRMNDDGERGLTVMRWGFKLPDRFLFNTRSEDVTKTSFWKEKFAENRCIVPASSFFEWQGTKKSPKSKYEITVPGSTLFGMAGVWAPWKNPKTDQWEKTFSIFTSESNSVMKAIHDRQPVVLEPRDFKEWLEESERPPVHLLRILPNEEMAVTLASDQKNARGEEPTIRGLFD; encoded by the coding sequence ATGTGCGGAAGGTACGGCAGACGGGGCGATAAGCAGCGGATCGCAGAGGCATTCAACGTGAAGGGCGGCCTTGATGAGGTCGACTTTGCAGAAGACAATGACTGCGCTCCGGGCTCGATTCAACCGGTTGTCCGAATGAATGATGACGGCGAACGCGGTCTTACCGTTATGCGATGGGGTTTCAAACTGCCCGACCGCTTCCTGTTCAATACGCGGTCTGAGGACGTCACCAAGACGAGCTTTTGGAAGGAAAAGTTTGCCGAGAACCGTTGCATCGTACCTGCATCCTCGTTCTTCGAGTGGCAGGGGACGAAAAAGTCGCCAAAATCGAAATACGAGATCACAGTCCCTGGGAGTACGCTCTTCGGGATGGCCGGTGTCTGGGCTCCGTGGAAGAACCCGAAGACAGACCAATGGGAGAAGACGTTCTCGATCTTCACCAGCGAATCAAATAGCGTTATGAAGGCGATCCACGATCGTCAGCCGGTCGTGCTGGAGCCTCGCGATTTCAAGGAGTGGCTTGAAGAGAGCGAACGGCCCCCGGTCCATCTTTTACGGATCTTGCCGAATGAAGAGATGGCAGTGACACTCGCGAGCGATCAAAAGAACGCTAGAGGGGAAGAGCCTACTATCAGGGGTCTC